actattttttgttagttaaacAATTACTCACTTGTAATTTTACTTTAGCATCATCCAAGATGACCTTACAAGTGAAAAATGAAGCTGCTATTGTTGGACCAACATCTTTGTGTAGAGTGTTTTTAATGTATTTGGTTACAAGGCATGTTTTGCCAACacctaaaaaaaacaagaaaaaatgaaaatgaaaagtaaaatataaaaaggaaaatttattatttaagttttattttttttcctttttgtatgTGCTTAAATTTCAGAcaataagttatttaaaatatttttctaaattgaaataaatggtattttttggatttttttatgctatgatacaataaaaaaaacaaaatcagttGAAAGAATcataattgaaatgtttttgaaagTACTTTGAAGTTTTGTCTTCCTTTTTTCCCATGAATTTAGTGTGTTTGTTCATAAAGTAATAGGTTTCTATGGTGTAGTATAATAACTTGATTTAATCAGTAATGAATACAATTATATCTCAATAGAAAATCTGATGtcatattgaatttatttttcaaaagctaaagttataaaagaaatattatggGTTATTATCTTCCTAATTTCTTTAAACACTATTTTATCGTCTAATTTAACGAcaaattgcataaaataattaagaaaatagaaattattgtaaaattgtaCAAGTTTAATATCTTATTGAGTTATAAACTGGTGCCATACTGGCCACCAGATATGCCGATATGACCTcttctgtcatatcggtatatcTTATGCTTGTATAACATAATATAAACCTTCACTCAGAAACTCTAAGAAAATAGAAGAAGATATAGAAGAATGAGGAAGAGATAATTGTGAAGGGTAGAAAGTGTCTCAAGTTAAGTGAATAGATAGAAAATGTCAATGAAAAAGACATCTCTATTGTCCGTTGCCTGAATATTTCCCTGATGAAACCTAGTCACACCCAGATATATTTCCCAGTGTATCCTGGAATCTTTTACCTAAACATTTCATTCTTGAACTCTTTGCTCTAGAACAATTGCATAAAATACACCCTACTATTTGTAACTCTATGTCATCTACAAAAATCCTAAATTTTTTCCAACCATATTTCATTACCATTAGCGACATCCGTGCTGTATTCCATCTTGACCATATCAGTAGAGTACACATTCTTCAAACAGTACTTCGGATCGAATCCTGTACTCCCAAATAGCAATATCTATTGAAAGTCCAAAGTCGCAACCAAATGATCAGAAATACCCTCAGTATTTCCGTCAATCCCTGTTAGTCCTAAGTCGCACAATATTCTAGTATGACATAACAACTTTGGTCTTATCAGGACAGTCTAAACAAGTTCCTAAATTCTCATACGTAAATTTCAAACCTCGAAAATATTAGGAGTAGTCTTTAACTGTCTCTTTTACTTATCAGCTCTAGCTAGTACCTCTTGGAGTATGGATAAAAAACGATTGCAGCGACCTATAAAACTATTAATAGCTCTCTTTTCAATTATGCTGCTCAAGTATGGACCTCTTTCCTCAGTGATACCCAATGCCGAGGTTTACAAACTGTTCAGAATAATTCAATTCAGATCTCCTCATTTGCATGAGGAGATCAGGTTGCAATTAGGCAGCCAACATAATGTGTTGTTGACTAAACAGTTGCTATTGGCATATCATCTGTCTAGTCATCCCACTAATCAGATTCTGTTGGGGATCACCCTTCCAGGTACATCCGCATAGACTTTCGACGATTTCTCATAGACATCCTAGATATCATACCATTAAATGGCAATCACTGAAGCCATTAATGGCTACAGATGCAACAGTGTCTTAAATGAACACCCTCTTGCAACCTCGAATTGAGGAAACAAATACCCAGGCATTTTAAAACCATCTCATCACAAATAAGAGCCGAATGGTACAGTTTCTTTAACTGCTACCGTAAACGAATTGTCACATGTGCTGACTACCATCAaggttatttatttaattgtaccGCTAGGTCTACAAATGTGAGCTCCATAGACCTATGGTTAAGACCGATTGAGGTGGCTCAGTTTCTTCAGCTCCCCCTTGTACCCTCAGACACGATCtcaaataattaagttttattagcCTAGTTTCAGAAAGTTATATCGGTTATATCAGCAACAAAAACCAAAGTTAGTCTAACAAAGTTTAGTTTCAACAGCTAAAACTTTCTGCGTTTCAATTCCTAGGTCTGTCTTAGATCGATTTACACCCAATCTATTAATTTTAGAACAAGTTGATAGATCGCTTAATACTACCTAGATGACTTCTCTGACTATCGGAAGATACATACCATTAATCAGTATCATCACGTCATCCGCATAAGCGCCATCTTCCCACCTTTTGGTTCAAAGACCCTGAGGATAGAGTTGACAGTCAGTAACCGAGCACTGATACTATACAACTCAGTTAGTAATGATGGACCCTGACTACGACTAATAACTCCCTTATTTACTCTAATTACTAGATCTACAATCACGCTTGCTTGCTGTTCCTTAGTCGAAGAAAACCCCACGAAAACACCAATAGGGAGGTAGATTCTTGTGGaggtacatatatgtatgtacatttttgtGAGTTGCATTCTATTTAGGGTCGGTAATAATTGTTGTAAATAGTAGGAAGACCGGTTATAGTGAAGTATGAGTTActctggcacaactgagatcggtATGGAGCAACATGCTCAACGCCTACCTGTCCCGCATAGAACGTGCCGTCTGCAATATATGCCCAGCTTGTGGACAGGGTCTCCATGTTACCCAACACATATTCGACTGTCCAGCCCACCCTTcttcacttagcccaatggatttatgcACTAACCctattgaagtagcccaatttcttggcttggacctaaatacagaacccctggattaaaaattatatagtttaagctgttacaacaacaacaactttatttCTACTTCTTAAAAAAGTTATGAACAAGAATCATGCTacattctatagaatagttaatTTAGGTCAATACGACAGACGAACTATAATTGAACTTACTTTGGTCCATGAGGTAGTGTTAACGTCAATTCTAGATAGTTCCATTATACCATACAGCAGTCTGATACTGATAATGTCTGACATTGTCCAAGGTCACACTTCTTATAATCGACAGAATAGCAATACATTCAAATGTTATCTTCCTCCTTTTAGTTGTGACAAAAAAATACTGTAATCATTGTAGTGAACATGGCCTTGTCAGGATGGTTACCAAAGTCTCACCTTTGAAAGCCACAAAAAGTTATGCAATCGGCCttgaaatgtttcaaaattgaAGAACTTTTATTATTCGTTAAACTTTAAACGAACGACCAAATGTTAACTAAAAAATCTTGtgcattatttgtttaaaacaaatatgaatcaGCTTTGgagtaaataatatatttattcagCCTATGTTAATGCTGGTCTAGAAATGTGAAACAAACTGAATAACGACATTggcatttataaacaaaacaaaaataaaagcaaaaaattatatattattttaaattccgTGTAAATAccctttggaaaaaaataactacaagCTAATGTAAACGaattcaaaacaaacaacattctGGTGTGATTAGTCGAATTGAAAAATACCCTGCAATTATTACTATGGTTGCTATGACACCTACCTTTATGAATGTTATTTTAATGCAATATATTCATTGAGTGGTCTTTAAATAAgagttaatttataatattatttttaaatttaacatttgatAAAGTTTTAATAGTTCAAATTCTATTTGTCAGgatatttttatgttgttgttgtaacagcttaaactatacaattttaatccggGGGTTCTGTATTTAAGTCCAAGCCaaaaaattgggctacttcaatggGGTTAGTCTATAAATCCATTGGACTAAGTGAAGTAGGCATGAGCTGAGGAAGTAAACAGGCTGTCAAAGGTGTCCCCCAAAATCATTGGGTGGTTCACAGTCGGAATTTGGTTTCCATCGACTACGACGCCTAGGTTCAAGTTTACCTCCTTCGTCCAGGTGGTGAAAAGTTTAGGTGAAGATGTCGGTGGTGATAGTTTAAGGTTACCTCCAGTGAAGAAGTTGTGTATTTCTCCGAGATAACCATACACTCAATCGCATAGCTCATCAATGTTTTGGCCCGTCGCCATAATGGTACAGTCGTCCGCATAAGATATCACTTCCACACCTTGTGGAAGTGTGGGGAATTTAGAGAggtagaaattaaacaataggGGGATAAGACACCGCCCTGTGGTACTCGCTGTTTAACTCTACGGGTTTTGGaacagttgtatgggagctagatgaagtaatggaccgatcttaagcAATAGACTTCGCCCCTGtgacaataaaagatcatgtacaaaatttcatttaattatcttcaaaattgcgacctgtagttttattacaagttttacatggacggacggacagaatcgaaaatgattctgagccgtttGGTATAtttaaaggtgggtataggaccaatattattgtgcgttacaaacatcagcacaaacccaatatactttcgccacttaagtggtgtagggtataaaaatgcttCATCAGGTTTAGTATTGTTTTAAAGCCCCCAAAAAAGAAACACTTGCTGataaaaaaatctgtataattgatataaaaaatcatttagttATGACGATATACTTCAGTAGTACCAACGGACCGGAGCGATGACCAGGTTTTTAAGAATGCCCAATAAAGAGAACATAAGAAAGAACAgattataacaaaattgtttagtCACTGCCTGAGACAAACTGATTTATATTGACAGTGTACTAATAAGCTATTTCCTTTTCCGATGAAAGAAAATGGCGGTTATGGCGAAAGGTTTTCATGAAGTCATgtatgtttaagtgattttttaatgttttgaaatCTTTGTTACAAACAACATAATCAACTAAATATACAACTCCAATATTTGTagctttaagaaaaaatatattttctatgatAACAAAAATATACCCCCCACAAAgtgcatatttatttataaaaaaattgccacgaatttataagaaaacaaataaaaagtaacaacaaaaattcatttgtcttgcaaacaaaaacaatgtttgACAAGTAAGAAAGTCTAGTCTGTCAAGTTTAACTATTAAATATCCACCATATGTGGCCattagatattttatttaaagaaaaatgatcCTTTCATATGGTCTAACTTACGTTGATTtccacaaacattttatttaaatcttgagaagttgtaacaaattttaaataaaatcaaaaggaTTTGTCAGTCTGTTATTAAAAGTCGTTACAATCTTTTGCACAAATACATAAGAACCTTTTCTCTATAGTAGGGTATTACTATGAGTGACTTCTTCAAGGTTACAGCCACCAACAACACACCATCAGGCCAAGCTAGGCCGACAATTCGTAAAAGAGTCACACACAGACGCACTCACTATAAATGTTGCTTATCGATTTCTATGACAAAAAGCAAACCCATGGAAATAAAATGATGAAAGAAAGTCTTAATGTGACAACAACAGAAAGAAtactatatgtacatacatacatatataaataagctaaaattaaattaatgtctTCTGAGGTCTTTATGAATGAATGACGatgaattaataacaaattacttaaatgagattttattgttgaaaacgTAAAGACAGACTGATAAAagattaattttgaattggagCATGTGAATACTTTGACTTACCTCTAGATCCTAAAATAACAACTTTACCCTCAATGCCTCTCATATTGAGGaagtgtttttttctatttctaataGAATCTTTTAGAAATTGGACGTTACTGAAATTTGGAAGTTTCTTCAACTTGTAGTTGCagtctttgttgttgttcttgtctaaattatgtttctatttttagtttCCAGctataatttattcatttaatctTATCTAATTATGGTTTTTATAAACTgcgtttttgtttgtttttattaattaattaggttaacatattttaaattcactTTCTATTCTCACAccgtttataaacaaaatatcaatTCACCTTCATTCAGAATTGCCtagaaattttcttcttttgcgttgcattttaataatttatacttttttcctttaatttaattGAGACTTTTTGTAGAATAAGTCGAAAATCATGTCTTGTTTGATACAATGTTTTCTTTGTTGTCACaacaatgttttcttttaatgttgCTGTACTTTAcactaataattttattacttatttttagcaaataaaaagattatcaaataataaatattcattttccgaggttctttacttttttgttgttgttgtagtttacTTATAGTCATCAGctgatttttgtttgtgtagTTTTTTGATAGCAGGGTGTTTCATAAAGGCAgataaattcttaaaacaacAGTCAGCATTGCCAGATGCATTTATTTATAAGGTAATGCCACGTGTCTAAACTAAATCAAACGTTACTAATTTAAAagcgataaatttaaaaaagttctaGTACGAGTTTGTGTTTTTCCAAAGTAACCCTTTGTGAACTTTAAATGGAATTTACAATTTATAGTATTCTTTTTAATGTGGAATACATTGATTAAACGAATTTGTTAAATCAAAaaggtttaaatttaattgagtgTTTATTTTGGTCCCGAAAAAATTTGGCTCATGCTACTAATTGCCTGTctacactagaaaactttttcgtgaaacttttgattttgcgtgacaATGAAGAAGAATTAGGGTTctacagttgaaacgaaaagtcgacttttcgactttttgcattttatgaaaagtcgatttttcaacttttcgacttttttcatttaaataaaagtcgacttttagacttttcgactataagtattttataaatagtcgacttttcgactttttccgacttttcgagtttttcgactttttgactattttcgacttctttctacttTATTccaactatttttgactttttttcgagattttccgactattttagagtttttgacttttttccacttttttaaaatttttgacttgtttctacaattttagatttttcgacttttcgattttgtccgactttttccgtcttttttttcgacttttcgactttttacgacttttttcgactttattcgacttatcgactttttttgacttttcgactttcagacttttcggcttttttcgacttttattcacaaagtcgacttttcgacttttttcacagacgaaagtcgagttatcgactttttggaataaaatagtcgacttcgacttttttcgagaaaaagtcgattgttcgattattcgaaagtcgatttatagaaccctaagaAGAATATCATTCATATCTCTCGCGGTACTTAGTTTCTGAAATAACGCTTTCTACGTGTGGTCATTAAGCCAATTCGCCTTCAAGTGCAGGCacaatgtcaaactacatataaaaaaatataacgaatTCGCTTGCTATTCTAAATTCGCCGATGACATtaccttataaaattaatacacCTTGGTGTGAACGAGGTCCAAACAAAttgttcaaaacaaaatttgaaaaatttctaatgTGCTCATCCgtttatcttttaaatttatttgtaaatttgctatgaatagtttttattggaatttatttaataattgttcGATTTGGCTAATCAAATGAATATTCACTTACGtaccaaacaaataaaaaccgaTAACATTTTCGTTTGTATTACTCTACATACATCCATCTCTGTAAACCAACAACAGCTGTGACATctcaaagaaacaaaaacaaacaaaaaaaatataaacaaattttattagaaattcatAACAAAATGAGGGaatctttcaaaatttaaaacactttatttttacacaaattattaataatttttaacgagAAGCAATAAATTACTGCACaacaattttgaactaaaaatgtttataacaaatTGATAAGATAAACTTGAAACGAAAATGAGACAACAAACCAAAAGCAACAAGTAAATgagaaatcaaaagaaaaaaaacaataaaaatatttaaacaaattgttattatacAGCACCATGAGCGGTACTTTCCCCTTGccctaaaaagaaaataacaaagtcTAACGAAAAGGGTAATAAAAcagaaaagataaaaaacaaatgtaCGAAAAACAAAACAGATATTTTTGGGAATACATTAACGTAGCTGTCGGCTGAGGACAGAGAGACGTATTGTAGTCGAATTTGTGGAATTGTAGATAAACAATGCGTGAGTCATTTAAATGTGTATAAGGCGTTAAAAACATCTACTATTTGTTGTGGCTCTAGACGAATTTTTAAAGCATTCCATAACAGTCCGTGGTCAAGCAAAGtcgttttttaacttaaaaaagtaaaatatacaaaatcaattcaaaatgttcgattttaatttagaattcgCTCGCGGTGGTGCTAAATTTACCGTAGAACTTTTCAAAAAGTTATCGGCCGGTggtgttaaagaaaatattgtgttCTCTCCATTTTCCATACAGACTTGCTTGGCTTTGGCCTTTGCCGGAGCTGAAGGAGAAACTGCCGATGAAATTGCCAATGCCATGAGATTTGTTTCCAACTTCCCTCCTGAAGTGGCCGAGACTTTTCAATTCGTTTTGGAAAAGTACAAGGACAGTGATCTTTTGAAAATCGCCAACAAAGTTTATGTGCAAGAGGGTAAAAGCCTCAAGGCCGACTATGCTACCGCCACCAAAGAACAATATCATGCCGAGGCAGAAGAAATCAATTTCGGTGAATGTGAGGCTGCTGCTGAAGCTATTAATTCCTGGGTAGAAGATAAGACAAATGGTAAAATTACCAATCTTGTAACAcccggcaattttaatgctctCACCCGTTTGGTGCTCTTGAATGCTTTGCACTTTAAGGGTGACTGGGAAAAGAAATTCGATGAATCTCATACCCAGGAAGATGACTTCTGGATTGCCGAAGAACAATCGGTTAAAGTAAACTATATGAATCAAAAGGCCAAATTTGGTTATGGTTATTTTGAAGAATTGAATTGTCAAGCATTGGAAATGCCCTATAAAGATTCAGATTTAAGCATGTTTGTGTTGTTGCCCAACGAACGTGAAGGTTTAAAAGATTTGGCTGAAAAACTACAAGATATCAATTTGGTCGATTTGGCTGATAAAATGAATACCGAAGAGGTCGTAGTGAAATTCCCCAAATTCAAGGTTGACTACAGTGTGGAGTTGTGTAATGTTTTGAAAGAGGTAAGTTTTGTATTTCACTATTGATTAGTAATTATGTGGTAAAAGTGGTGTTTAAGGTCATTATGATAAGAATTAGTGGGAGGTAGAAGTTTAGCTTTGTAAATTCTTAATTTGAATAATTATACTCTGAATTATACTCACATATGTACAGAATTGTTGGTGTTAGTGTTTGAAATCGATTATTTCTAAAAGTTTACAAGATATTTCCGTTTGCAAAATACAAACATCAATTTTTTGACCCTAATATGTTTCAGggtatatttataaatgtgtCTAGATATGTAAACGTTTTGAAATAtctttttgtttcataa
The window above is part of the Lucilia cuprina isolate Lc7/37 chromosome 6, ASM2204524v1, whole genome shotgun sequence genome. Proteins encoded here:
- the LOC111680068 gene encoding serine protease inhibitor 42Dd isoform X1 produces the protein MFDFNLEFARGGAKFTVELFKKLSAGGVKENIVFSPFSIQTCLALAFAGAEGETADEIANAMRFVSNFPPEVAETFQFVLEKYKDSDLLKIANKVYVQEGKSLKADYATATKEQYHAEAEEINFGECEAAAEAINSWVEDKTNGKITNLVTPGNFNALTRLVLLNALHFKGDWEKKFDESHTQEDDFWIAEEQSVKVNYMNQKAKFGYGYFEELNCQALEMPYKDSDLSMFVLLPNEREGLKDLAEKLQDINLVDLADKMNTEEVVVKFPKFKVDYSVELCNVLKELGITKAFGGEANFSNILESPEDLYVSNVFHKACIEVNEEGCEAAAATSMIMMTRMMMMPLQFQADRPFLYMIWNKKNILFAGAFVNAPQ
- the LOC111680068 gene encoding serine protease inhibitor 42Dd isoform X2, with protein sequence MFDFNLEFARGGAKFTVELFKKLSAGGVKENIVFSPFSIQTCLALAFAGAEGETADEIANAMRFVSNFPPEVAETFQFVLEKYKDSDLLKIANKVYVQEGKSLKADYATATKEQYHAEAEEINFGECEAAAEAINSWVEDKTNGKITNLVTPGNFNALTRLVLLNALHFKGDWEKKFDESHTQEDDFWIAEEQSVKVNYMNQKAKFGYGYFEELNCQALEMPYKDSDLSMFVLLPNEREGLKDLAEKLQDINLVDLADKMNTEEVVVKFPKFKVDYSVELCNVLKEMGIKKAFGKGEFNNMLEEPVELNITNIMHKAIIEVNEVGTEAAAATKLTIQKRCMPRYKCIKADHPFFYMIWNKKNILFAGVFVKST